The Fretibacterium sp. OH1220_COT-178 nucleotide sequence GCTGTCCGTACCGCTGTCTGGAAGGAGAAGGACACGCTCACGCCGGAACAACTCAAGACGATCGAGGTGCACGGCGCCTTTCCGATCGCGGACGAGCAGATTTATTTTCCCCGTCCGCTCGACGCCCTGATCCGTAAGGTGGAGAAAGAGACGGGGATTGCGGATATCCTTCGCATCCGTCCGATGGCCCGGGGCGAAGGGCTGGGCGTACCGATGCCCCACGAGAGCCTTGTTCCGTCCGCTCCGGTGGAGATGCCCGAGGAGGATTTCAAGCCGGAGCGGAGCGACGACTTCTGGTCTCTGGAGGCGATGGCGAAGTGGCTGGGATGCGAGGAGGATCAGCGGGTCTTGATGAGGATCGACGGACTTCCCGCCCCCGTGAAGGAGGACCGCACGAACGTGACGATCCTTCCGGAGAGCGGCGCGGCGGAGGATACCAAGCTGTTCACGACCACGGGGCTGGACTTCGTGAGGAGGCCCAGGGATGGCGAGTCGAAGGGACGGCTGAGCCAGATGCGGATCGGCGTCCGGGTGAACTTCGGGGATTACACCCTTCTGGCCGGACGTTTCCTCGTTCCCCTTGGGGGGGAGCGGCGCCTTGCGGAGACGGTGGAGAGCGGAGACCAGGACAAATTCTGGAAGGCGCCCGACGCTTTGAACGTGAGGTCCGGCAAGGGGTTGCGCATGGTCCTGGCAACTCCGGCCCTCTTTGCGAAGGGCTGGCTTCCGGGCTGGCTTCGCGAGGAGCACGGCAATTTGACGGGGACCATACCGGGGAGCGGCGTGTCGGTCCGACTCGTCTCCGCCGTCGTGGGACGCTGGAAGCCCTTGTCCGGCTGGAGCTACGAAAGGGGAAGGAACGGCCCCAAGGCCCTGCGTCGGATGGTCCCTGCGGGGAGCGTGTATTTCTTCGAGGTATTGGAGGGCGGGGCGGAACTTTCCACGCTTTGGCTCCGTTCCGTCTGCGACTCCGCACAGGACGGGCGCGACGGGTTCGGGCTGGCCCTCTGGGGGCTCTGGAGCGGCCGTGAATCCGCTCGATGTTTTTGAGGTTTCGGGAAGGAGAGGGTTGTGGTGGATAATACGAAGTTCGAGAAACGCTACTGGATTCATACGGTAACACCGCTTCACGTAGGGACGGGACGGGGCGTTGGTTACATCGACCTGCCGATAGCACGGGAGAAGGTCACGAACTGGCCCTGCATTCCCGGCTCCGCCGTGAAAGGAGTGGTGGCCGATCATTTCGGGGCTACCGAGGAGGAGAGAAAGAAGAATGGACTTGTCCGGGCCGCGTTCGGAACGGCCAACGCCTCGGACAGCAATGAGGCAAACAGCACGGCGGGTTCTCTGGTGTTCACGGATGCCCGTATCGTCTGCCTGCCCGTCCGGAGCTTCTACGGGACGTTTGCCTGGGTGACCTCGCCCTTCTGTCTCGAGCGGCTGAAGCGGGACGCGGGGATGGACGTGCCGTCCATGAGCGTGGGCTCCGCTGTCCTGACGAAGACGACGAAGCTCGTTCGTGACGGTTCGAGACTCTACCTCGAGGATCTGGATCTCGACTGTAAGAGGGACGAAAAGGCCGATGCCTGCGCGGAACTCATCGCGGGGGCTGTCTTTGCGGACAGCCCCGAATGGCAGGCCATCTTCCGGGAGAGGCTGGCGATCGTGAACGACGATATCTTCACCTTTCTGTGCGAGTCCGGCACGGAGGTCAGCGCGCATATCCGGATCGACGAAGCGTCGGGGACCGTTGCAGATGGTGCGCTCTGGTACGAGGAGGCCTTGCCGGTCGAGGCCCTTCTGGCGGGGACGGTCTGGTGCGATCGCGTGTACCGTAACAAGAATGCAAACGATGAGCTGACGAAGGAGAAGCTGCTGGAGAATTTCTGTTCCAAGCCCCTCGAACTGCAGATCGGCGGCAAGGCCTCGACCGGCAAGGGGCAGGTACGCTGCCTCTTCCAGAAGCTGTGAGGAGGTTGGTCATGAGTATTCGGACGAAGGATCAGCAGATGGCCCAGACCGCATTTGAACGCGTCCAGGGCAGGAGCAGTGGGTTTGAGGAATACAGCAGTTTCGCCCTCGCGTTCCCGTCGCTGGTACATTCTTGCGGCCTGGCTCAGGCGCTGGCGTTCGCTCAGGCCAAGGGCAGGGCGGACTACCTGTCGGATCTGGAGAGGGTTCTGGGCGAGGACGGAGGCGGGGATCTTTGCACGCGGAGCCGGGAGGCGGAGCTGATGGAGTATATGCGCCTCTCGCGCCGTGTCCTGATGGCCTCGTCCTGGATCAAGCGCTACTGTCAGGCGGAGGGAGGGAACTGAGATGCAGGCGCTGAGAGATGCGCTGAAAGACCTCTCCAAAGGGCAGAACGCCTCGCTGCTCCTGGCCCGTTACCTGACGGAGACCAAGAGTGGGGAGGAGGAGAAGGAGGCCGCTCAGAGGGGACGGGACGAGCTCTTCCGGGCCGCGCGCTCCTCGGTGAGGGACGAGGAGGTCCAGGCCCTCTATGCCAGGGCCTTCGAGATGCGGAAGAGCGCGCTGTCGGCCTGCACGTCCTCGCGCATTTTCAAAACCGAGGGGCGGCTCATCGCGGGGCTTGGGGGCGGCAGTGTGCTCGAGACCGGACTGACCCTGAACCCGCTCTACGGGGCGCCGATGATCCCCGGAAGCTCCCTGAAAGGGTTGGCCGCTCACTACTGTTCCGAGGTCTGGGGCGCGGAGGACGAACGTTTTCGTTCTCCTGCCCTGGACGGCAGGACGCGTCCGACCCGGCAGGCGGGGCCCGTCTACGAGGTGCTTTTTGGAAAAGTCCCTCTGTCCCGTAAAGAAAAGGACGCCAAGGCGGGTTTCCTTCGCTTTTACGACGCATGGCTCCTTCCCGACTCCCTTCCAAATTCGCTCTGCCCTGACGTCATGACGCCTCATCATAGCGCGTATTACACGGGCGAGGGAGCCCCGACGGACTTCGACGACCCCAACCCGGTGACCTTCCTCTCCGTGAAGGGGGCGTTCGAGGTGCGCGTGGGATGCGAGGATCCCGACCCTGAGGTCCGGAAGAAATGGGAGGATCTGGCGCTTCGGCTTCTGGGAGAGGCTTTTGAGCGCTATGGTGCGGGCGGGAAGACCCGGTCGGGCTATGGACGGATGCGGCATGAGGAGTCCGAAGAGGAGAAGCGGGCGCGTCTGCAGGCAGCCCAGCAGGCCGATGCGGAGAAGCGCAGTCGTGAGGCCGGTTTTACTCATCCGATCTGTGAGGAGTTGACGGTTCGCTGCGACAAGGTCAACAAGAAAGGGAACAGTTCCTTTACGATAGAGGGTAAGGAAGCCCGGTTCGATCCGGTTCTGAAGGTCGATAAGGGAACCGAGGTAAGGGCGAGGATTGTGGGGGTCGATCTCTCCGGAAAAGGATGCTATGTTTTGGAACGTGTGCCGTGACTGAGAGGGGGGAGGATACTCCCCCCTCCTCAAGTCAGTTCCGTCGGGTGCTGTGTCGGGGCTCGGGATTGGATGGAGGGTTTTTGGAGAACTGCGGTGATTTTTGATTTTTTGCTTGAATTGCAGGAGGGAAAAGGATGAACAAGCTTGTCCTGTGCACGACGGGAACCTCTATTGGAGGGGGATGCAAAGAATTCAGGGAAGCGGCGAAAAAGGGCCATCCCTGGGAACATGAAAGTGTGCCTGGCCTGAAGCAATGTATCCGTGACAGGCTCAAGGACATCGATCTCTCTCAGGATCAGGAACAGAGGAAATGCAGCGCGGAGATGAACTCGTTGAACCGCCTGAAGCTGTGCGGGGACGACAGGGTGGTGCTTTTGGCCACGGATACGGCCGACGGCCGCGCCACCTCGGAGGTCCTGAGAGAGACGATCCTGAAGACCTACGGTATGGGCGAAAAACAGGTGGAGCTGAAGCATGTCGTGGGACTCCAGGTTCGGGATTCCAAAAAACTGCGTAAAGAAGGTCTCAGAAACTTCGTGAACATTGTGCTGGACTATCTGGCCGATGAGCAGATCCGTTATGAGTATGAGGTGATCCTGAACCCGACGGGGGGATTCAAAGGGGTGGTTCCCTTCCTTACCACTTTGGGGATGCTCTACCGAAGACGCAGTGTGTATATCTTCGAGCACGCCGAGGAACTGATCGACCTCCCGCCCCTTCCTTTTGCGTTCGACCTCAACCTCTATCAAAGGGCCCAGAAGGCCTTGCAGCGCATCGAACAGGAGACGGCCGTCCGTGAGGAGATCTTTTTCGACGCTATCGACGGCTATTGCCCGGAGGAACGCGATTTATTCCTGTCGTTCACGGAACCTGTCGACAGTAGCGGGAACATCACCCTCTCTCCCCTGGCGTTTTGTCTTCTCAAGATTGAAACCGAAGGGAGCCGCCCGCCAAAAATCCGCTCTCAGGTCAGGGATTTTCTGAAGCGGGATCTCGGCGATTCGGGGAAGATCCTGAGGACCATGATATCCAACTGCAGCAGTCCCTTGTGGAGGAACACCCATTATCATACCTGGAGCAGGGACAAGACGGATCTGATCATCATGAAACGTTCGGCATCCTCGGAGCGTCTTGCGGGTTTTCTTCATGAGGGAGTCTTTCACGTCACCCATGCTTTCAGCTCTCACGACAAATATGAGAAGGAGCTCGAGAACACATTCAGAGCAAATTACAATCCCAGTGAATTTATGGAATGGACAGCGGACGTTTGAGGGGACGACATCGATGTTCACCCCTTTGGAGACAATGAATGGTCTGGGGATTCGGGGAGGATGTTCCACTGGAACGTCGATACGGAAGCCGGTCGCCCAACGTCGGCCCGTTCCGGTGGGCTGGCGGGGTCCGTTCGCTTCGCCCCGAGCCCTCACCGCGTAGGCGTGGTGAGGGCGTTGCCATGCAAATTGCGTTGTGTTGTCCGGAACGGAGACGAGAGAAAGACCTGGTGTGCAAACGGCGCCGTCGAGGTGCTCGAAAATGGGTGGCGGGAACGCATCTTTATTGGCGTAGAGGTTCCGTGGTGCGCCGTCCTTTTCCTAAAGAGGAGGATGCAGGCAGACGGCGGGGCAAGCCGGTGAAAAAGGAGAATGCTCGATGAGAGAACTGCTGACGACCTTCTGCAGGGGGCGTGAGATCCAGCTGCTCTGGCAGCCTGAGCCGGAGACGATTCCGGAGCTCATGGGGGAGGGGTTTATCCCCATCGAGATGGCCGAGGGGACGGTGTCGTATGTCGATTTTCGCTGCCTGGACCATCACAACGACTATTCGCATCTCCCCTCTGCCTGCGTCACCGCGCTCGCGTTCTACGGTACACTGGGTGAGGATGCCCCCGCCCGTCTGATGGTCAACCATACCGACGCGGACTCCGTGCTGACGGGGGTGACGCTTATGGGGCTCCTGCCCCGTGAACTTCTGGAAGAGCTCAACCCGGAAGTGGGCCTTCTGGACACGGATCCTCTGAACATGAATGCCGAAGGTCTGCGTTACGGCGATGCGATCCGTCTCTGGAGGGCCGGAATGGCCTCCGTCAGACGGAGCGGCTGGAGCTGGCTCTATGGAGTTCAGTTGTTTCTCGACCTGTTCTGTCATTTTGATCGTTATGCGAAAAAAATCGATCAGCTTCAGGAAGGGGAGAGGGCGCGCAGGGAACAGGCCTTGAAGGACTACGCAAGAGCGGTCTTGGGCCCCTCGGGCAAGGTGCTTCTGGTGGCGCCTTCGACCGTCAGGGGACATGACGTGCATTTTTTTCGGCAGGAGGCGTTTTCTCCGACGTCACTCGAGGGATGGCGTCATTGGTGCGTGATCTCTCACGTGGAGAAGGCGGGGAACGTCATGCTGGCCTGTCCGAACAAAGAGGTGGCCGAACGGGCTTTTGGGGCCGGTGGTCTGAAGAATGTCTTCCCCCTCCTGCCCAACCTTGAGGGAAGAGAATGGGGCGGTCGGGAATCCGTGGGGGGATCCCCAAGGGGCGTTGTCTTTCCTGTCGACCTGCTGGCCGAGGTTTTATCGATTGTGGAAAGATCTTTGAGGGGGAAGACGGCTTGATTCGAGCCGTCGGAGCCCGCGGTGAGGGGGGACCTCCTCAGTCAGGATAGGAGCGCCGGAGATTGTCTGAAGCCGGGAGTGAACGCTTCGAGGAAGAGAGAAAATCATGGAGGATTGCGTAATAAAGGAGATGGGGCAGGACGTGGGAGAGGATGCACCGGAGAAAAAGGTGTTGTTGTCGTTTGTGGGAATGCGGGACCCGTACCCGGACGATAAATCGGGAGCTCCGGATACATCGTCTTCGGGTAGTATCCTGACGCTTTGCAGAGAGTTGAAGTTGGACAGCGTGTATCTGTTCCCGTCCAGTAAAAAGAAGGCTAAAAATCCAAAAAATCAAACAGAGGACAGGGCTTACGAGGTAAAACGTATATTGAAGGAACAAAGAAA carries:
- a CDS encoding type III-B CRISPR module-associated protein Cmr3; translated protein: MRYFRLTPLSPLIARDSRPFGAGQGNRVRSMDWISPSVIAGAVRTAVWKEKDTLTPEQLKTIEVHGAFPIADEQIYFPRPLDALIRKVEKETGIADILRIRPMARGEGLGVPMPHESLVPSAPVEMPEEDFKPERSDDFWSLEAMAKWLGCEEDQRVLMRIDGLPAPVKEDRTNVTILPESGAAEDTKLFTTTGLDFVRRPRDGESKGRLSQMRIGVRVNFGDYTLLAGRFLVPLGGERRLAETVESGDQDKFWKAPDALNVRSGKGLRMVLATPALFAKGWLPGWLREEHGNLTGTIPGSGVSVRLVSAVVGRWKPLSGWSYERGRNGPKALRRMVPAGSVYFFEVLEGGAELSTLWLRSVCDSAQDGRDGFGLALWGLWSGRESARCF
- the cmr4 gene encoding type III-B CRISPR module RAMP protein Cmr4 produces the protein MDNTKFEKRYWIHTVTPLHVGTGRGVGYIDLPIAREKVTNWPCIPGSAVKGVVADHFGATEEERKKNGLVRAAFGTANASDSNEANSTAGSLVFTDARIVCLPVRSFYGTFAWVTSPFCLERLKRDAGMDVPSMSVGSAVLTKTTKLVRDGSRLYLEDLDLDCKRDEKADACAELIAGAVFADSPEWQAIFRERLAIVNDDIFTFLCESGTEVSAHIRIDEASGTVADGALWYEEALPVEALLAGTVWCDRVYRNKNANDELTKEKLLENFCSKPLELQIGGKASTGKGQVRCLFQKL
- a CDS encoding type III-B CRISPR module-associated protein Cmr5; its protein translation is MSIRTKDQQMAQTAFERVQGRSSGFEEYSSFALAFPSLVHSCGLAQALAFAQAKGRADYLSDLERVLGEDGGGDLCTRSREAELMEYMRLSRRVLMASSWIKRYCQAEGGN
- the cmr6 gene encoding type III-B CRISPR module RAMP protein Cmr6; the encoded protein is MQALRDALKDLSKGQNASLLLARYLTETKSGEEEKEAAQRGRDELFRAARSSVRDEEVQALYARAFEMRKSALSACTSSRIFKTEGRLIAGLGGGSVLETGLTLNPLYGAPMIPGSSLKGLAAHYCSEVWGAEDERFRSPALDGRTRPTRQAGPVYEVLFGKVPLSRKEKDAKAGFLRFYDAWLLPDSLPNSLCPDVMTPHHSAYYTGEGAPTDFDDPNPVTFLSVKGAFEVRVGCEDPDPEVRKKWEDLALRLLGEAFERYGAGGKTRSGYGRMRHEESEEEKRARLQAAQQADAEKRSREAGFTHPICEELTVRCDKVNKKGNSSFTIEGKEARFDPVLKVDKGTEVRARIVGVDLSGKGCYVLERVP
- a CDS encoding putative CRISPR-associated protein produces the protein MPGLKQCIRDRLKDIDLSQDQEQRKCSAEMNSLNRLKLCGDDRVVLLATDTADGRATSEVLRETILKTYGMGEKQVELKHVVGLQVRDSKKLRKEGLRNFVNIVLDYLADEQIRYEYEVILNPTGGFKGVVPFLTTLGMLYRRRSVYIFEHAEELIDLPPLPFAFDLNLYQRAQKALQRIEQETAVREEIFFDAIDGYCPEERDLFLSFTEPVDSSGNITLSPLAFCLLKIETEGSRPPKIRSQVRDFLKRDLGDSGKILRTMISNCSSPLWRNTHYHTWSRDKTDLIIMKRSASSERLAGFLHEGVFHVTHAFSSHDKYEKELENTFRANYNPSEFMEWTADV